In Papaver somniferum cultivar HN1 unplaced genomic scaffold, ASM357369v1 unplaced-scaffold_135, whole genome shotgun sequence, one DNA window encodes the following:
- the LOC113334038 gene encoding uncharacterized protein LOC113334038, translating to MVVRNPEPPNDRRCTKQRNEETDPEYVAEYVTGNSDYYDDDPRGAGRTTLWDKNFLAMEALCNELMEEIKQLKARRGEGRLDEDVDEDMEDPNDPLVLTLPVSGWNIKKIMIDDGSSVNVLFYDTFKRMKLNDEQLLTSYYTIFGFNGAVPKPLGDIILEVKVCPMNVHTRLSVVDAPSPYNTIIGRRWMHRLKGVASTYHQYFRFPTPYGEMEIKADQEICPASTRTLCNMNSAYNQAAPPFRQRLRKVEPEYHQDVERELKKLKDAGFIKEVKYPTWISNMVIVPKKNGRVRICIDFTNLNKTCPKDIYPLPSIDQLVDDVEGHEELSFMDGYAGYNQIALAEEDQQYTTFFTPHGLYCYARMPFGLRNAGATYQRRVDAIFKPWIGRTLEAYVNDMLVKSKL from the exons ATGGTCGTTAGAAACCCTGAGCCCCCGAATGATCGACGTTGTACCAAGCAGCGTAACGAAGAAACAGATCCAGAATACGTAGCAGAGTACGTCACCGGGAATTCAGACTATTACGACGATGACCCTAGAGGAGCAGGACGAACAACGCTATGGGATAAAAATTTCCTAGCCATGGAAGCCCTTTGTAACGAGTTGATGGAAGAAATTAAACAATTAAAGGCCAGACGAGGAGAAGGGAGACTAGATGAA GATGTggacgaagatatggaagaccctAATGACCCGCTGGTTCTCACGCTGCCAGTTTCAGGATGGAACATAAAGAAGATAATGATAGATGACGGAAGTTCGGTCAATGTCCTATTCTACGACACTTTCAAACGCATGAAACTGAACGATGAGCAGTTGCTGACCTCGTATTACACCATCTTTGGCTTCAATGGGGCAGTGCCAAAGCCTTTAGGAGATATAATTCTTGAAGTGAAAGTATGTCCCATGAATGTTCATACTAGATTAAGTGTCGTCGATGCACCGTCACCATACAATACTATTATAGGACGAAGATGGATGCATCGACTCAAGGGGGTAGCATCAACTTACCATCAATACTTCAGATTTCCAACCCCATACggagaaatggaaatcaaagcaGATCAA GAGATATGCCCGGCATCGACCCGAACATTGTGCAACATGAACTCTGCATACAACCAGGCAGCACCCCCGTTCAGGCAACGTTTGCGTAAGGTGGAACCAGAGTATCATCAAGACGTGGAACGAGAACTCAAGAAACTAAAGGACGCAGGTTTTATCAAGGAGGTCAAATACCCAAcgtggatctctaacatggtcatcgtccCCAAGAAGAATGGCAGAGTTAGAATATGCATTGATTTTACGAACCTTAACAAGACATGCCCGAAAGATATCTATCCACTCCCTAGCATCGATCAACTGGTTGATGACGTCGAAGGGCACGAAGAGCTATCATTTATGGATGGATACGCAGGGTATAACCAGATAGCACTCGCCGAAGAGGACCAGCAATACACAACTTTTTTCACTCCCCATGGATTGTACTGCTACGCTCGCATGCCCTTCGGACTACGCAACGCAGGTGCTACTTACCAAAGGCGCGTCGATGcaatcttcaaaccatggatcggACGAACTTTAGAAGCTTACGTCAATGATATGTTGGTGAAAAGTAAGCTATGA